The region CTTCACCGCGGGCGTGAAGGAAGTGCGCGCGTGGACGATTCACGTGGGCGATACCGGGCCGCAGGCCGCGGGCGTGATCCACACCGACTTCGAGCGCGGCTACATCCGCGCGCAGACCATCGCGTTCGACGACTACATCGCCTTCAAGGGCGAGCAGGGCGCGAAGGACGCGGGCAAGATGCGCAGCGAAGGCAAGGAATACGTCGTCAAGGACGGCGACGTGATGAATTTCCTCTTCAACGTCTGAGCGGCGCCGTTTCGGCCTCTACGAAGGCCAGAGGTACAGCAGCACGGGCGTCATGATGAGGTAGCGCGTGAACTTGCCGACCAGCATGTAGCCGAGGCAGGGCCAGAAGGGCAGCTTCAGCCAGCCCGCGACCGCGCACAGCGGATCGCCCACGATGGGGAGCCACGCGAGCAGGCACGCCTTGGGGCCCATGCGCTCGAGCCAGTCGATCGCCTTCACGTGCGCCTTCGAATGCGAGTACTTGTCCACCACGCGGTGCGCACCGTAGCCCATCCACCAGTCCACT is a window of Caenimonas aquaedulcis DNA encoding:
- a CDS encoding YqaA family protein; amino-acid sequence: MEWLEPMLSLLALPKYGLSTLFVAAFISATLLPVGSEPALFGLLKLNPDLFWSAIVVATAGNTLGGAVDWWMGYGAHRVVDKYSHSKAHVKAIDWLERMGPKACLLAWLPIVGDPLCAVAGWLKLPFWPCLGYMLVGKFTRYLIMTPVLLYLWPS